The sequence below is a genomic window from Bacteroidales bacterium.
AAAACAAATTCATGTGTTCCTTCGGAATTTTGTTTAATCTTACCGTAATCAAAAGTCAGATCCTCTTTAAAAGTCATTTCCGCATTATTTTTTCCTTCATCATTTTGTGAACATGCTGTTGTGAATATCAGCATTATCCCGATACTTATATTTATTATTCTTTTCATATTCTTATATATTAAGATTTTATATTATTCTGTTTGCGCTATTAATACCTTCTTATTATTTTTTAACTTTGAACTTTAAACTTTCTCCTTTGAATACCAAAATTACTTGTCCCGCACTCGCTTCGGGAAATTCGGTGCAGGTTTTGCCGTTTACAGTGTCAGGATTATACTTCGTTATATCTGAAACAAGATACCTCATGATCATTTACCAAACCGGCTGCTTGCATAAATGCATAACAAATAACGGACCCGACAAATTTAAAACCTCTTTTTTTCAAATCTTTACTCATAGTGTCAGACTCTTTACTTGTTGCAGGAATATCTTCTAATCTTTTATACGAATTTTTAATCGTTTTATTATTTACAAAGTTCCAAATATATGTATTAAAAGAATCAAATTCTTCTTGTACTTTAATAAATGCTTTTGCATTGGTAATTGTTGCTTTAATCTTTAACTTATTTCTGATGATTCCTTCATTTCTTAACAGTTCTTGTTCTTTTTTTTCATCATATTTTGCAATTTTCTTATAATTAAAGTCATCAAAAGCTTTTCTGAAATTTTCTCTCTTTTTTAAAATAGTTACCCAACTTAAACCTGCTTGGAAAGCATCCAAAACAAGAAACTCAAATAATTTTTGATCTTCATGAACAGGAACACCCCATTCATTATCATGGTATTCGATGTTAAAAGGATTATTATTTGTCCAAGTACAACGATTTACCATAATTTCTCATTGTTTAATTAAAGGGCAAATCTAATAAAAAATGTAATTTAAAAATATGATATTAGGCAGAAGTTGCCTTAATAAAACTTAAAGTTCTGTTTATGATTGATTATTGAAGAATTACAAAAAAAACAGAACAAAAAAAGGGTAAGCGATTCATATCGCGCCGCTACAACCTCCTTACCCTTGCTTCTGTCAAGACCTGGGGGATTCGAAGGGAGCTGGCCGTATGAGACTTACCCCGCTGCAAAGATACAAACTTTTTTTATTTGCAATAATTTAAAAAATAATTTATTAGTTCTACTGTTATTTTACCGGAAATATCTTTTTATATATGCTGTTATCTTACTGACTTAAATGCTATAATGATTTAATGCTTAAATAATTAAAACACAGACAGTTTAATCAATAATATTAATATATAGTTTTATAATTATGACCTTCTTATTATTATAGCATTATAGCATTTAATCATTTTAGCATTCGTAAACATTCTACTAAATTCGTGGCAGAACCATTTTATTAGTATATTTATGAATTAAGTAAAAAATTATTGATAGGGGTAATTTTTAATTCAGTTGTCATATTATTGAACACTTTAAATCCGCGAGTCAGATACTGTGTTGACTCCATTAATATTGGGCTTTTAGGTTAAATAAAATGAAAATTATACAAAAACTTAAATTTAAGAAATGATGAAAACCGACAAATTATTAAACATAAAAAAATTAAGTATTCTTTTTGCATTATCACTTGCAGTTTTATTTTTTTCAGGATGTAAGAAAGGTATTTTTTGTACAAGCGGAAAAGGTGAAATTGTAACTTCTGTATTAACAGTTGGTGAATTTAACAAATTGGAAGCATCCGGAGCATTTGATATAATTGTTTCACAAGGAGATACCCAAATTGTTGAACTTGAAGGGCATCAAAATATCATTGATAGAGTAAAAACTTCTTTAGTGAACAATCATTTAGAAATTGATCTTAAAAAAGGGTGTTATAATGATTATGTTCTTACCATTTACATCACTGTACCTGATATTAAAGAAGTTAAACTTAACGGATCAGGAAACATTACCATAGAAGAATTTGATGAACTTAATCAATTGTATCTTATTATTACAGGATCGGGAAATATTTACGGTAATCATAATTTACCTGTTAATAATTTATCCTTTTATATATCGGGATCTGGGAATATTGATTTTGCAGCAACTTCATTAAATATAAGTTCTGAAATTGAAGGATCGGGTAATGCTACATTATCAGGTACAACTAATACACATGAAGCAATTATTGACGGTAGCGGATCATTCCGGACATTTAATTTAATCAGTAATAATACAAGTATTAATATTGAAGGCAGCGGCGATTGCGAAGTTTTTACAAACAACACACTGAATATTGACATAAGCGGCAGCGGAAATGTATATTATAAGGGTTATCCGAACTTGAATGTTAATATCTCGGGCAGCGGGAATGTATTTGACGCAAATTAATCTATTGAATTAGGCGTTTTGTTAATAATGAGCATTCTTGTTAAACCGTTTAAAACATTGATGTAATCACACAGAATTCACAAAAATTCACAGATTTTTCTGTGGTAATCTGTGATTTTTTCAATAACCTTTAAGGTGCAAACCGCTAAAAGGTAAGATATGTACTTCCGCTTTTTAGCGGTTTGCACCGCTTAAAAGCTACTTATTATACTTTTATCACATTTATTTTAAACCACAACCGGCGGGTTTTCTAATTAACAAAAAATAAGACATTAAACTTATTCTGTTTTTTCAAATATACCTGTCCGCCCGGTTTCCCTTAACTCCAAAATCTAATTTTAAAATATATATCCGTACTGCTACGGATATAAAAATACCCACCGGTACGGATTGTTTGGCATTAATTAATGTAATAGATTTGCAGAGTAATTATTTAACAAGATAATTATTTCTTAACCAAAAGATTGTTGCCGGTTAATAATCTGTAAAAACAAAAAGTTTTGAAAACAAAAAGTATAATACCACTCAAGAAAAGCAGGAGTTTATTATATAATATACTCTCAGGAAACTTCGGCATACTTACGGGTATAATCCAGAAATTCCGGTAAATAAATATAGATTTCAAAGCATAAGTATTATAAAATCAACTTTACTGGAAATAAGATTATATCCTGATGACTAAAATACAACAATTCCAATTTACGAATAAATGTGGCTTTGGTCTATGTATTCTTAGGTGAATTTATCCTTACTGCGGAGCAGTGATACAATAGTAACCACAGGTGTAACCTGTGGATAGTGCAGACATAATATCAACACCGAAAGGTGTTGAACTCCTGTCGGAGTTCTTGTTTGAGCGACATCTTTACTCCTTATGTTACACATAAGGTTATTATTGTTAAATCACTTCGTGATTTTTTAGTCTAATATATTTCACAGAATACCTAAACCATAGCCATAAACGCCTATAATTCACTTATAATCAAAACACGGGGCAGGAAGTTCTGAAATTGGGCTGTGTATTTTCAAAACCTCTTAATTTGGATTGCCTGTTGCTTACTTATAAAAAACAAGTATTCTTAATTAATTTACATAAGCAAAAAAGCACTTTTTTATTTGTATAAATTTTTTTTATTTATTCATTAAAATTATAAAAGTTATGAACAGAAAAATTAACATTTTAATTAGTGCAGTATTAATCTTATTAATATTGCCTTTGCAGTTCAGTTGTAATAAAGATAAATTACTGCAAACACCAACAGAAGATTTTGACCCTTGGGTATATGATTTAAATTCTAACGGGCAAATAGATGCAGACGAACTTGAAGCAATATTAAATGATTTTGCAGAAAATAAAATTAATGAAGAAGAGTTTAAAGCTGTTACTGAATTGTGGGCAAGCCATGGCACTGAGCAGGACGAAAACTCAACTAAAAGTAGTGGTAACGTAAGTTGTTTATATGATAATAATCCTGAAGATGGTTACATAGGTACAGTCGAACTCCAAAAAGCAATAAGTGATTGGTTAGCTAGCATAATTACTACATCGGATTTGCAATTACTAATACATTATTGGCTTAACGATGTGCTATGCACTTGTTCGACTTATGATGAAATGAACTCTTCGCATCCTGATAAAAAAATTCTTGGTTACATATCTTTATCAGCTGCAACCCCATTATTAAAGGTGGGTATTACCGGAACTATTCTTTTTGATATTGATGATTTATATGGTGTAACAAATGACGGGCAAGTATCGGAAATTCAGGATGACGAATGGATGACAGTATGGTTTAATCCCAGTGCAGGTGTCACAATAGGATTACCTATTACTGTAGGCTGCCTGCTGCTTCCCGGACAGGATAAAAATATTGATCCTTGGTTTACACCCGGACTAAGTTTTACTTGTGCGGGTGGCGGAGTAGGTTGGTCAATTGGCAGTTATATGCCTACCATACACTTTGAAACTACCGTAGCCGGTGTTTCAGTAAGCTTTGGTTCATTTTATGCCTTGGACATAAGAAAAAGTGCTGTAAATGATATGTTGGAAGCCAGCATTACAAGCACTCTTGTTCCCGGTACTTTTGCCGATGAAATATCAACTTTTATGAACACCAATTGGGTTGAGTTAATCTTGCTTCCTAAGAAACTCAATCCCGATGGCGATGTAAGGCATTACAGCATGGGTAACCCATAGGTTGTCTCCCTCATCTCGGCGTAGTTTAGCGACAGCGTAACTACATTGTTCTATAATACAATAAAAATCCGGTGTAGTTAAATGTTTAAAACTGTGCCGGGTTTTTTATTTTATGCTTACCGGTTTTAGAAATGGCGGCAGGGTGAAAAGCCTGCCCCGCACTTGTTTCGGGGTTTAAAGTTGAGTTTATTCCGAAAAGCTTAATCTATTCATCCGATGAATTTGTAATTAACTGACTATTCGGTTATCAGCAACAGTCAGGGTTTGACTTTGTTAATTATTACATATTCAGAATATTAACATTTATATATATTTGCAAAGACAGTCAAGCCCTGACTTTACAGACAGCCGGCAACTTTTTGCAAAATCATTCATCGGATGACTTTATAGAACTTTATTTGATATTATTTCTTTTTGTTGTATATTTATCAACAAACAGATAAAGTGAAAAAAATTAGTATTATTCATTTTTTTTATAATTTTAAAATTGAGTTCGCTCCGAAAAATAAAAATGCCG
It includes:
- a CDS encoding DNA-3-methyladenine glycosylase I codes for the protein MVNRCTWTNNNPFNIEYHDNEWGVPVHEDQKLFEFLVLDAFQAGLSWVTILKKRENFRKAFDDFNYKKIAKYDEKKEQELLRNEGIIRNKLKIKATITNAKAFIKVQEEFDSFNTYIWNFVNNKTIKNSYKRLEDIPATSKESDTMSKDLKKRGFKFVGSVICYAFMQAAGLVNDHEVSCFRYNEV
- a CDS encoding DUF2807 domain-containing protein, giving the protein MMKTDKLLNIKKLSILFALSLAVLFFSGCKKGIFCTSGKGEIVTSVLTVGEFNKLEASGAFDIIVSQGDTQIVELEGHQNIIDRVKTSLVNNHLEIDLKKGCYNDYVLTIYITVPDIKEVKLNGSGNITIEEFDELNQLYLIITGSGNIYGNHNLPVNNLSFYISGSGNIDFAATSLNISSEIEGSGNATLSGTTNTHEAIIDGSGSFRTFNLISNNTSINIEGSGDCEVFTNNTLNIDISGSGNVYYKGYPNLNVNISGSGNVFDAN